One Pseudomonas sp. MH9.2 DNA segment encodes these proteins:
- a CDS encoding aspartate-semialdehyde dehydrogenase, giving the protein MKQSFDIAVIGATGTVGETLVQILEEREFPVASLHLLASIESAGHSVPFKGKNVRVREVDEFDFSKVQLVFFAAGPAITRSYAARATAAGCTVIDLSGGLPAEQAPTIIPEVNAALLGALRKPYQIASPSPSATALAVVIAPLRALLGVVRVNVTACLAVSSQGREGVAELARQTAELLNVRPMEPRFFDRQMAFNLLAQVGTPDTQGHAPLEKRLVTELRELLAMPLLKVSATCVQAPVFFGDSFSVSLQLSGAVDLAAVNAVLEAAPGIELIEAGDYPTAVGDAVGQDVVYVGRVRTGIDDPEELNLWITSDNVRKGAALNAVQVAELLIKDLV; this is encoded by the coding sequence ATGAAGCAGTCCTTTGATATTGCCGTGATCGGCGCCACCGGCACTGTTGGCGAAACCCTCGTCCAGATTCTTGAAGAGCGCGAGTTTCCGGTGGCCAGTCTGCACTTGTTGGCGAGCATCGAATCGGCGGGCCATTCGGTGCCGTTCAAGGGCAAGAACGTGCGCGTGCGTGAAGTGGATGAATTCGATTTCAGCAAAGTCCAGCTGGTCTTTTTTGCCGCTGGCCCAGCCATTACCCGCAGCTATGCAGCGCGGGCGACAGCGGCGGGTTGCACGGTGATCGATCTGTCGGGCGGTTTGCCGGCTGAGCAGGCGCCCACTATTATTCCAGAAGTCAACGCGGCCCTGCTTGGCGCGCTGAGAAAGCCGTATCAAATTGCCAGTCCCAGCCCGTCGGCGACGGCATTGGCAGTGGTGATCGCGCCGTTGCGTGCGCTGCTCGGCGTCGTCCGGGTCAATGTCACTGCCTGCCTTGCAGTGTCCAGTCAGGGCCGCGAAGGGGTGGCGGAGCTGGCTCGGCAAACCGCTGAGCTGCTCAATGTGCGACCGATGGAACCACGCTTTTTTGATCGGCAGATGGCGTTCAACCTGCTGGCTCAGGTCGGTACGCCCGACACCCAAGGCCATGCGCCGTTGGAAAAGCGTTTGGTCACAGAGTTGCGCGAGTTGCTTGCCATGCCATTGCTTAAGGTGTCCGCTACCTGCGTTCAAGCTCCTGTATTTTTTGGCGATAGCTTTAGCGTTTCGCTGCAGCTATCGGGCGCGGTCGATCTAGCGGCAGTCAATGCTGTGCTGGAGGCTGCACCGGGAATCGAACTGATTGAAGCGGGCGATTACCCCACGGCGGTTGGTGATGCCGTGGGTCAGGATGTCGTCTATGTAGGACGAGTGCGTACAGGGATCGACGACCCGGAGGAACTTAATCTGTGGATCACGTCTGATAATGTGCGCAAGGGTGCGGCGTTGAACGCTGTGCAAGTGGCTGAATTGTTGATAAAAGACCTTGTGTAA
- a CDS encoding DUF1285 domain-containing protein: protein MSGPGNANDLFAQIPKSKGLPPVHLWNPDFCGDIDMRIARDGTWYYLGTPIGRKPMVRLFSTIMRRDGDDYFLITPVEKVRIRVDDAPFVAVSLEVEGQGEDQRLRFTTNVEDQTEAGPEHPIRVEIDPLTQEPAPYVHVRVNLEALMHRNVFYQLVDLAVTREIDGQRWLGVWSGGEFFRIGLEP from the coding sequence ATGAGTGGTCCCGGCAATGCCAACGATCTATTCGCGCAGATTCCCAAGTCGAAGGGGTTGCCGCCTGTTCATCTGTGGAATCCCGATTTTTGCGGCGATATAGATATGCGTATCGCCCGTGACGGCACGTGGTACTACCTCGGCACGCCCATTGGACGTAAGCCCATGGTGCGCCTGTTCTCCACGATCATGCGCCGTGACGGCGACGACTACTTTCTGATCACTCCCGTGGAGAAGGTCCGGATCAGGGTGGATGACGCACCTTTTGTTGCAGTCAGCCTTGAAGTGGAAGGCCAGGGCGAAGATCAGCGTTTGCGCTTCACCACCAATGTCGAGGATCAGACCGAGGCGGGGCCCGAGCATCCGATACGGGTAGAAATTGACCCGCTCACTCAGGAACCAGCGCCTTATGTCCATGTGCGGGTCAATCTGGAAGCGCTGATGCACCGCAATGTGTTCTATCAATTGGTTGATCTGGCGGTAACGCGAGAAATAGATGGCCAGCGTTGGTTGGGCGTATGGAGTGGTGGCGAATTTTTTCGAATCGGACTCGAACCCTGA
- a CDS encoding DUF4823 domain-containing protein, with translation MRSLVLLLTLLALSGCMSVSDMGQGAHDQLSDAGLLDHSNTSRANNLRIQADSFIYIAQGSFVPPGNAYPRPNVVAEEAFHGFVEYFPMVRRARAPIGLDAALSEARAAGAHYLLYTRFAKADDRIGNTDEWHDQQAVDRLGVDSGVIQLMLIETSTRYLIDTARIHTRGGLLTLRNTKPEDLLGPPLEDYARSLLGMSR, from the coding sequence ATGCGTAGTCTGGTTTTGCTACTGACGCTTCTGGCGTTGAGTGGCTGCATGAGTGTCAGTGACATGGGGCAGGGCGCTCACGATCAGTTGAGTGATGCGGGCTTACTCGATCACAGCAACACGAGTCGCGCGAACAATCTGCGTATACAGGCAGACTCCTTTATCTATATTGCCCAGGGCTCATTCGTTCCCCCCGGCAATGCCTATCCGCGGCCTAATGTCGTGGCGGAAGAAGCCTTTCACGGCTTTGTCGAATACTTCCCTATGGTTCGTCGGGCCCGAGCGCCGATTGGTCTGGATGCAGCCTTAAGCGAGGCGCGCGCGGCGGGTGCGCATTATTTGCTGTACACCCGTTTCGCCAAAGCTGACGACAGGATTGGCAACACTGACGAATGGCACGACCAGCAAGCCGTGGATCGGCTGGGCGTCGACAGCGGCGTGATTCAGCTGATGCTGATCGAAACCAGTACCCGCTATTTGATCGATACCGCACGGATTCACACCCGCGGCGGATTGCTGACACTGCGCAACACCAAGCCCGAAGATTTGCTTGGTCCACCCCTGGAGGACTACGCTCGCAGTCTGTTAGGCATGAGTCGCTAA
- a CDS encoding GTP 3',8-cyclase MoaA, with translation MIVDRQGRRFRNLRISLTSACNYACTYCVPNGKRLVAAQDELSADAMARGVAYLIEAAGIERLRITGGEPLVSPKLEAFMGRVGQLGLADISLTTNGQLLARKLPLLVDGGIRRLNVSLDTLDPVAFRQIARGGDLASVLDGMDQARAAGIKIKVNMVPLRGQNLDQVMPMLDYCLERGYELRFIELMRMGHLANDSNAFLQQFVSLQQLLALIGERYEYLQADAPVDATAVRYQIPDLGFFGVIANESVPFCRTCSRLRLSSTGWLHGCLSSSNRHYVGDLLDKPRHEALPALQRLLVRALGDKQEVAFSGGATIMKIIGG, from the coding sequence ATGATCGTTGACCGTCAAGGCAGGCGTTTCCGCAACTTGCGAATCAGCCTGACTTCAGCCTGCAACTATGCGTGTACCTACTGTGTGCCCAACGGCAAGCGGTTGGTGGCTGCGCAGGATGAATTGTCGGCCGATGCCATGGCGCGTGGCGTAGCCTATCTGATCGAAGCCGCGGGCATTGAGCGTTTGCGTATTACTGGCGGCGAGCCACTAGTGAGCCCGAAGCTGGAAGCGTTCATGGGGCGAGTCGGTCAATTGGGGCTGGCTGATATCAGCCTGACCACCAATGGACAATTACTCGCTCGCAAGCTGCCATTGCTGGTCGATGGGGGTATTCGTCGGCTCAATGTGTCCCTCGATACCCTTGATCCTGTGGCCTTCCGCCAGATTGCCCGTGGCGGGGATCTGGCCAGCGTGCTGGACGGCATGGATCAGGCGCGCGCCGCCGGGATCAAAATCAAAGTCAATATGGTGCCGCTGCGCGGGCAAAACCTGGATCAGGTGATGCCGATGCTCGACTACTGCCTTGAGCGCGGATACGAGCTGCGGTTTATCGAGTTGATGCGCATGGGCCATCTGGCCAACGATTCGAATGCCTTCCTGCAGCAGTTTGTCAGTCTGCAACAATTGCTGGCATTGATCGGCGAGCGTTATGAGTACCTGCAAGCCGACGCGCCAGTCGATGCTACAGCTGTCCGCTATCAAATTCCCGACCTTGGTTTTTTCGGCGTGATTGCCAACGAAAGCGTACCGTTTTGCCGTACCTGCTCACGTTTGCGCCTTTCTTCCACGGGCTGGTTGCACGGTTGCCTGTCCTCCAGCAACCGCCATTACGTAGGCGATCTGTTGGATAAGCCACGCCACGAAGCGTTGCCAGCGCTCCAGCGTTTGCTGGTCAGAGCCTTGGGCGACAAGCAAGAAGTCGCGTTTTCCGGCGGCGCCACGATCATGAAAATTATTGGCGGCTAA
- a CDS encoding TetR/AcrR family transcriptional regulator: MQKEPRKVREFRRREQEILDTALKLFLDQGEDSVTVEMIADAVGIGKGTIYKHFKSKAEIYLRLMLDYERDLNELLHSADVDKDKEALSRAYFEFRMRDPQRYRLFDRLEEKVVKGNQVPEMIEELHRIRASNFERLTLLIKGRISEGKLEDVPPYFHYCASWALVHGAVALYHSPFWSNVLEDQEGFFQFLMDIGVRMGNKRKRDTDTPPGS, translated from the coding sequence ATGCAAAAAGAACCTCGTAAGGTCCGTGAGTTTCGTCGCCGCGAGCAAGAAATTCTCGATACCGCGCTAAAGCTGTTCCTCGATCAAGGTGAAGACAGTGTCACCGTCGAGATGATCGCTGATGCCGTGGGTATCGGCAAAGGCACCATCTATAAGCACTTCAAGTCCAAGGCGGAAATCTACCTGCGCCTGATGCTCGACTACGAGCGCGATTTGAACGAGTTGCTCCACTCTGCCGACGTCGACAAGGATAAGGAAGCTTTATCCCGCGCCTACTTCGAATTCCGCATGCGCGATCCTCAGCGCTACCGGTTGTTCGATCGACTGGAAGAAAAAGTGGTCAAGGGCAATCAGGTGCCGGAGATGATCGAGGAGTTGCACCGGATTCGCGCGTCGAACTTCGAGCGCCTGACCCTGTTGATCAAGGGGCGGATCAGCGAAGGCAAGCTCGAAGATGTGCCGCCTTATTTTCATTACTGTGCGTCCTGGGCACTGGTGCATGGCGCCGTGGCCCTGTATCACTCGCCGTTCTGGAGCAATGTGCTGGAAGATCAGGAGGGCTTTTTTCAGTTCCTGATGGACATCGGCGTGCGTATGGGTAACAAACGCAAGCGTGATACCGATACCCCGCCAGGCAGCTGA
- a CDS encoding aminotransferase class V-fold PLP-dependent enzyme yields MSTFLDEFAQAPGLRYLNHAAVAPWPKRAATAVSRFAQENVLLGARDYPDWMVVEQRLRERLMRLLNAPSTDDIALVKNTSEALSFVAFGLDWKAGDQIVISDEEFPSNRIVWEALAPQGVEVIQVSLKNDDPEAALLAACGARTRLLSISAVQYASGLRLDLERLGQGCKQRSVLFCIDAIQQLGALPFDVQANQCDFAMADGHKWLLGPEGLGVFYCRSELRPQLKLSEFGWHMLEHMGDYNRTTWEPALSARRFECGSPNMLGTMALEASLSLLEDVGMDAVGKAIAERILWLEDGLSAIPGVRLHTPKNPEKRAGILSFSLDGIANAHVFEHLKREQVVCVQRGPGVRFSPHFYTESRVIEETLAIVRTLAAH; encoded by the coding sequence ATGTCTACGTTTCTTGATGAATTTGCACAGGCCCCGGGCCTGCGATATTTAAACCACGCTGCGGTCGCCCCCTGGCCAAAACGCGCCGCGACCGCCGTCAGCCGCTTTGCCCAGGAGAACGTTTTATTGGGCGCGAGGGACTATCCAGACTGGATGGTGGTAGAGCAACGCTTGCGTGAACGCCTGATGCGCCTACTGAACGCACCGTCGACCGATGACATCGCTCTGGTCAAAAATACCTCGGAAGCGCTGTCATTCGTTGCATTTGGACTGGACTGGAAAGCCGGCGACCAGATCGTTATCAGCGATGAAGAGTTCCCATCCAACCGCATCGTCTGGGAGGCGCTGGCGCCCCAAGGCGTCGAAGTCATCCAGGTCAGCCTCAAAAACGACGACCCTGAGGCGGCGCTGCTCGCCGCCTGCGGTGCTCGCACACGCCTGCTGTCGATCAGCGCGGTGCAATACGCTTCGGGCCTGCGCCTGGATCTGGAGCGTCTGGGCCAGGGCTGCAAACAACGCAGCGTGCTGTTCTGCATTGATGCTATCCAGCAACTGGGCGCCCTGCCCTTTGATGTTCAGGCAAACCAATGCGACTTCGCCATGGCAGACGGCCATAAGTGGTTGCTGGGCCCGGAAGGCCTGGGCGTGTTTTATTGCCGCAGCGAATTGCGACCACAACTGAAACTCAGTGAGTTCGGCTGGCACATGCTCGAGCACATGGGTGACTACAACCGCACGACATGGGAGCCCGCCCTGTCTGCGCGCCGCTTCGAATGCGGCAGCCCGAACATGCTTGGCACCATGGCATTAGAGGCCAGCCTTTCGCTGCTCGAAGACGTCGGCATGGACGCAGTGGGGAAGGCCATTGCCGAGCGCATTCTCTGGCTCGAAGACGGGTTGAGCGCCATTCCAGGTGTCCGCTTGCACACTCCAAAAAACCCTGAGAAACGCGCGGGAATCCTGAGCTTCAGCCTGGACGGTATAGCGAACGCCCACGTATTCGAGCACCTTAAACGGGAACAGGTGGTGTGCGTTCAACGTGGACCCGGCGTCAGATTTTCCCCACACTTTTATACTGAGTCGCGGGTGATCGAAGAGACATTGGCCATCGTACGCACGCTGGCGGCTCATTGA
- a CDS encoding TatD family hydrolase gives MLVDSHCHLDRLDLAVHAGSLDAALDAARARGVGHFLCIGVSAENAGAVKALAERYDDVDCSVGIHPLDLQPGEAPALDWLLDELNHPRVVAIGETGLDYHYEPEAAELQQQSFRLHLQAASITGKPVIVHTRGARADTLNLLREAALPHAGVLHCFTEDWEMARAALDLGFYISLSGIVTFRNADALRDVARQVPVDRLLVETDSPYLAPIPYRGKPNLPQYVREVAEFLAMLRGESYERFAEQTTENFRRLFPLAHVKR, from the coding sequence ATGCTTGTAGATTCCCATTGCCACCTCGACCGTCTCGATCTCGCTGTGCATGCAGGTTCGCTCGATGCAGCCCTTGACGCTGCACGGGCGCGGGGCGTCGGGCATTTTCTGTGCATCGGTGTCAGCGCCGAGAATGCCGGTGCGGTCAAAGCCTTGGCTGAGCGTTATGACGACGTGGATTGTTCGGTGGGTATTCATCCGCTGGACCTGCAGCCGGGCGAGGCACCGGCACTGGACTGGCTGCTGGATGAGCTGAATCACCCGCGGGTGGTGGCCATTGGCGAGACGGGACTGGATTACCACTATGAGCCTGAGGCTGCCGAGCTTCAGCAACAATCGTTTCGTCTGCACCTGCAGGCGGCCAGCATCACGGGCAAGCCGGTTATTGTGCACACTCGTGGCGCTCGCGCCGACACCTTGAACCTGTTGCGAGAAGCTGCGTTGCCGCACGCTGGCGTACTGCACTGCTTTACCGAGGATTGGGAGATGGCCAGGGCGGCGCTGGACCTGGGGTTTTATATCTCGTTGTCCGGGATCGTCACCTTCCGTAATGCCGATGCTCTGCGAGACGTGGCACGTCAGGTGCCCGTCGATCGATTACTGGTGGAGACCGACTCACCTTACCTGGCACCGATTCCTTATCGAGGCAAACCCAACCTTCCGCAATATGTGCGGGAAGTGGCAGAGTTTCTGGCGATGTTGCGTGGTGAGTCCTACGAGCGTTTTGCCGAGCAGACCACTGAAAACTTTAGGCGGCTGTTCCCTCTGGCGCACGTGAAGCGCTAG
- a CDS encoding PilZ domain-containing protein — MNLPLSPGPRNGILSLTIKDKSVLYAAYMPFIKNGGLFIPTSKSYKLGDEVFMLLNLMDEPEKIPVTGKVAWITPKGAQGNRAAGVGVQFNDGDNTARNKIETYLAGALKSDRPTHTM; from the coding sequence ATGAACTTGCCGCTGAGTCCAGGCCCACGGAACGGCATTTTGTCCCTGACGATCAAGGACAAATCCGTGTTGTACGCCGCTTATATGCCATTCATCAAAAATGGCGGGCTGTTCATCCCTACCAGCAAAAGCTACAAGCTGGGTGACGAGGTGTTCATGCTGCTCAACCTGATGGACGAGCCGGAAAAAATCCCGGTGACGGGCAAGGTTGCCTGGATAACGCCCAAGGGCGCTCAGGGTAATCGGGCGGCGGGAGTTGGCGTCCAGTTCAATGATGGCGACAACACGGCCCGGAACAAGATTGAAACGTACCTGGCCGGAGCCCTGAAATCCGACCGTCCAACCCATACCATGTAG
- a CDS encoding DNA polymerase III subunit delta': MAEAYPWQESLWQQLAGRSQHAHAYLLHGPAGIGKRALAERLMARLLCRRPEGLDACGQCKSCLLLVAGSHPDNYVLEPEEADKAIKVDQVRDLVSFVVQTAQMGGRKVVLIEPAESMNVNAANALLKSLEEPSGNTVLLLVSHQPSRLLPTVKSRCVQQACPLPSEAMSLDWLASALPDCAEDERVELLALAAGSPLAAVSLQAQGVREQRALVVDGVKKLLKHQQSPTQLAEGWKDIPLLLLFDWFCDWSHLILRYQLTQDEAGLGLGDMRKVLQYLAQKSTQGKVLGIQDWVLAQRQKVMSKASLNRVLLLEALLVQWAGLLGQG; encoded by the coding sequence GTGGCTGAGGCCTACCCGTGGCAAGAAAGTCTTTGGCAGCAACTGGCCGGGCGTAGCCAGCACGCGCACGCTTACTTGCTTCATGGGCCTGCGGGCATCGGCAAGCGCGCACTGGCGGAGCGCCTCATGGCTCGCTTGTTGTGTCGGCGCCCTGAAGGACTGGACGCGTGTGGTCAGTGCAAGTCCTGCCTGCTACTGGTCGCGGGCAGTCACCCGGATAATTACGTGCTGGAGCCGGAAGAGGCGGACAAAGCAATCAAGGTCGATCAGGTTCGCGATCTGGTCAGCTTCGTCGTGCAGACCGCGCAAATGGGCGGTCGCAAAGTGGTGTTGATCGAGCCTGCCGAGTCGATGAACGTCAACGCCGCTAACGCATTGCTCAAAAGTCTCGAAGAACCTTCCGGCAATACCGTGCTGTTGCTGGTCAGTCATCAGCCGAGCCGTTTGTTGCCGACGGTCAAAAGCCGTTGCGTGCAACAGGCCTGTCCGCTGCCCAGTGAGGCGATGAGCCTGGACTGGCTGGCCAGCGCGTTGCCCGATTGCGCGGAGGATGAGCGTGTCGAACTGCTGGCGCTGGCCGCCGGTTCGCCCTTGGCGGCAGTCAGCCTGCAGGCTCAGGGCGTACGGGAGCAGCGGGCGCTGGTGGTGGACGGTGTGAAAAAACTGCTTAAACACCAGCAATCACCCACTCAGCTGGCTGAAGGCTGGAAAGATATTCCGCTGTTGTTGCTGTTCGACTGGTTCTGCGACTGGTCGCATCTGATTCTGCGCTATCAGCTGACCCAGGATGAAGCGGGGCTAGGCTTGGGGGATATGCGTAAGGTGCTGCAATACCTGGCGCAGAAATCCACTCAGGGCAAGGTCCTCGGGATTCAGGACTGGGTGCTGGCCCAGCGTCAGAAAGTCATGTCCAAAGCCAGTCTTAACCGGGTGTTGTTGCTCGAAGCGTTGTTGGTGCAGTGGGCAGGCTTGCTCGGACAAGGTTAG
- the tmk gene encoding dTMP kinase, which produces MTGLFITLEGPEGAGKSTNREYLAERLRAHGVHVVLTREPGGTPLAERIRELLLAPSDEPMNADTELLLVFAARAQHLAEVIRPALARGAVVLCDRFTDATYAYQGGGRGLSHERIAVLEHFVQGDLRPDLTLVFDLPVEVGLARATARGRLDRFEQEGRTFFDAVRSTYLKRAAASPERYRLVNAALSLSEVQQSLDGLLPELLELQRG; this is translated from the coding sequence GTGACTGGCTTGTTTATTACCCTGGAAGGTCCGGAAGGCGCTGGTAAAAGCACCAACCGCGAATACCTGGCCGAGCGCCTGCGCGCCCATGGTGTCCATGTTGTGCTGACCCGGGAGCCGGGCGGCACGCCTTTGGCTGAGCGGATTCGCGAGCTGTTGTTAGCGCCGAGCGATGAACCGATGAACGCCGATACCGAGCTGTTGTTGGTATTCGCTGCCAGAGCCCAGCATCTGGCTGAAGTCATTCGTCCGGCACTGGCTCGCGGGGCAGTGGTGCTGTGTGATCGGTTTACAGATGCAACCTACGCTTACCAAGGGGGTGGCCGTGGCTTGTCCCATGAGCGAATCGCCGTCCTGGAGCATTTTGTTCAGGGTGATCTGCGTCCCGATCTGACCCTGGTGTTCGACTTGCCGGTGGAAGTGGGTCTGGCGCGTGCGACGGCCCGTGGGCGGCTCGACCGTTTCGAGCAGGAAGGTCGGACGTTCTTCGATGCCGTGCGCAGTACCTATCTGAAACGTGCGGCCGCCAGTCCTGAGCGCTACCGTCTGGTTAACGCAGCGTTGTCGCTGTCGGAGGTTCAGCAGTCACTTGATGGCTTGCTGCCCGAGTTGCTGGAGCTTCAACGTGGCTGA
- the mltG gene encoding endolytic transglycosylase MltG produces MIRKLLVLFEGCLVLAGLLLGLSVWQQDAALKQPLNLTQEQLLDVPAGSTPTGVLNRLQADGVIKDAFWLRLYWRFNLSDQSFHSGEYRMTPAMNAKALLGLWHRGEVVQYSLTLVEGWNFRQVRAALAKQLKLEQNLAGLSDTELMARLGHADVFPEGRFFPDTYRYVRGMSDVDLLKQAYNRLDEVLAEEWTKRAADVPYVDPYHALIMASLVEKETGVPQERAQIAGVFVRRLQMGMLLQTDPTVIYGLGERYNGKLTRASLKEPTPYNTYVIAGLPPTPISLVGREAIHAALNPVPGSSLYFVARGDGSHVFSADLDAHNNAVREFQLKRRADYRSSPAPVPAPGSMPTSEPEVVPAPTPAPTATPDDKSEQSPQ; encoded by the coding sequence GTGATTCGTAAATTATTGGTGTTGTTCGAAGGTTGTCTGGTCCTGGCAGGGTTACTGCTGGGCCTGTCTGTCTGGCAACAGGATGCAGCGCTGAAGCAGCCCTTGAACCTGACTCAGGAACAGTTACTCGACGTCCCCGCAGGCTCCACGCCCACTGGCGTGCTTAATCGTTTGCAGGCCGACGGGGTGATCAAGGACGCCTTCTGGTTGCGTCTTTACTGGCGTTTTAATCTGTCGGATCAATCGTTCCACAGCGGCGAATACCGCATGACACCCGCAATGAATGCCAAGGCGCTACTGGGGTTGTGGCATCGTGGCGAGGTGGTGCAATACAGCCTGACACTGGTTGAAGGCTGGAATTTCCGTCAGGTCCGTGCGGCCTTGGCCAAGCAGCTCAAGCTTGAGCAGAACCTGGCCGGGTTGAGCGACACGGAGTTGATGGCCAGGCTGGGCCACGCCGATGTATTCCCTGAAGGTCGTTTCTTCCCTGACACCTACCGTTACGTACGCGGCATGAGCGACGTCGACTTGCTCAAGCAGGCGTACAACCGCCTGGATGAAGTCCTGGCGGAGGAGTGGACCAAACGTGCGGCTGACGTGCCTTATGTCGACCCGTATCATGCGTTGATCATGGCCTCGCTGGTCGAAAAAGAAACCGGCGTGCCTCAGGAGCGTGCGCAAATCGCCGGCGTTTTTGTCCGGCGCCTGCAGATGGGGATGTTGTTGCAGACCGATCCTACCGTGATCTACGGCCTCGGTGAGCGTTACAACGGCAAGTTGACCCGTGCTTCCCTGAAAGAGCCAACGCCCTATAACACTTATGTCATCGCTGGTTTGCCGCCGACCCCGATCTCGTTGGTGGGACGCGAAGCCATCCATGCCGCGCTTAATCCAGTGCCTGGCAGCAGCTTGTATTTCGTTGCTCGCGGTGACGGCAGTCATGTGTTTTCTGCTGATCTGGACGCCCATAACAACGCGGTTCGCGAGTTTCAGCTCAAACGACGTGCGGACTATCGTTCCAGTCCGGCGCCTGTTCCCGCTCCGGGCTCCATGCCAACGTCGGAGCCAGAGGTCGTACCGGCTCCGACTCCCGCACCCACTGCCACGCCAGATGACAAAAGCGAGCAGAGCCCGCAATGA